The Triticum urartu cultivar G1812 chromosome 5, Tu2.1, whole genome shotgun sequence genome contains the following window.
ATTTTAATTACTGCAGCATCGATTGTAGTGAGTTTGTTTGGATGGATTGTGAATGAATGAATTTCCTCATCATGTAATGTACCATCTTATCTGACTCACTGCTAGTcatgatgatgattatgttgcTGGTCTCTTGTACCATGCATGTTTTTCATCTCTAGATGCatctccttttatccattttgatgataagtattttcggacggagggagtactaaatcGCTTCTCATTATAGTACATTCCTGCTAAAATACAGACATCTCCATGAAAGCTAAGCTAGCAAAGCAGTTTGGCACTTGTACCTTTTTTTTTAACTTTTGCCAGCAACTAGTGCACATTAGAATTATTATCAGTCAACAAGCAAACAATTATTATTGTACAATCAGTCAATACATATGTATATATAAAGttaaaaaaatataaataaagagATTTTTAGGCATGGCAAATCGAACGCTTCTTCATGGCTTGGCTGCCAAACATTTTCTTTTTTGGAGAGAAAGCAGAGCAGTTGGAGCCGGAGGCGTACAAGTGGCCAcacctccaccaccattgccaaCCATCCACTTCCAACGAGACCAAACCCAAACCCAAGCCGGAGACAGATAGATCCAACAAGAGCCATCAGCcatggccggcctcctcctcctcaagcTCCTCCCTCCCTCCATCCTCTCCGGCGGCGCCACCTCCACCTCCACACCTCGCCGTCGGCCAGCACCGATCCACCACACCACCACCAGAATCACAAGCAGCAGCATCAACGCAACAcagtcttcctcctcctccaccaccacacCCGCGACAACCTCGGCGTCGTCTCCGGCGGCGGTGAAGCTCACCTACCTCCAGTTCAACGGCTGGCTGTGGGAGCTGCCCGGCGGCTTCCGCGTCCTCGTCGACCCCATCCTCGTCGGCAACCTCGACTTCGGCATCCCCTGGCTCTTCGACGCCGCCAAGAAGACCCTCCCCAACTCTCACCCACAGCCGGACGCCGGCCTCCTCGCCGACCTGCTGCTCATCACCCAGAGCCTCGACGACCACTGCCACCTCCGCACCCTCACCCAGCTCGCCGCCATCCGCCCCGGCCTCCCCGTCGTCGCCACGCCCAACGCGCGCCCCATCCTCTCCGCCCTCCCCTTCACCCACGTCACCTATCTCGAGCCCGGCCagtccaccaccgccgccgccgtcaccgTGCTCGCCACCGCCGGCCCCGTGCTCGGCCCGCCGTGGCAGCGCCCGGAGAACGGCTACATCGTCACCGCCGGCAAAAACACCAGCGTCTACTACGAGCCGCACTGCGTGTACGACGCCGGGTTCCTGCGGGACAGGGCGCTGCGCGCCGACGTGCTCATCACGCCCGTCGTCAAGCAGCTCCTCCCGGCCGACTTCACCCTCGTCTCCGGGCAGGAGGACGCCGTGGAGCTCGCCAGGCTGCTCCGCCCAAGCTACGTCGTGCCCATGAGCAACGGCGAGTTCGACGCCAAGGGCCTCCTCGCCGCCCTCGTCTCCACCCGGGGCACCATCCAGGCCTTCAGGGCCATGCTCGCCGACGCGCTCCCCGACGCAAAGGTCGTCGAGCCCACCCCCGGCGTCCCGCTCCACCTCCGCTTcgacgacaacgacaacaacaacaattcatcaacatcatcatcatcatcttcatagATTAGCTCCATTCTCCATTCATATTGCAACAACATAAGACAGACAGACAAACAGAGGGAGGGCAAAAGATTAGTTCTTAGAAGAACTCCATCTAGACATGCTCTAGTAGAATATATATATAGTTCAAAAAATCTTAATATCATATAGTATATGCAAGTATAATACTACAATCTTTTTCCTTTTGATTTGTAGGATAAGCATAATACAATCTTATTACAAGTGTATTCTACTGTACATGGCAAGACCAGTTTCATGGATGGATGCCGGTCAGTCTATAACCattccatcatcatcatcgtcatcctcatccgGCGAGGGCAGCGGCGGCGCCGCGCCGCCGAGATGAGCCCAAAAGGACTGCAGCAGGGTCTTGGAGCCCAGGAATTGTCCGCCGGAGTCTGACTCCATGTCGTAGCACCAGGGGCCGCCGTCAACCCCACCACCGGACGCCGTGACCAATCCCTGCTGCTCCAGCTCTGCCGCCTTGCCGACGAAGAAGAGCCGACCATCGGAGGCGGCGAGCACCGCCTGGATCACCTGCGGCCGGCCATAGAGCCTGGGAAGGTACACCTTGTCGGCCATGGACTCGATGGCCGGCTTTGCCACCGACACCGACGACGTCGTTCCGGTGAAAAGGGACTGGCCGTCCAATGACTTGACCCTCTTCCATGCCATCTTGGCCTCGTCGAGCCTCAGCACGTAGATGGGCGGGGCTCCATTGCTGCCCGTCAGGACGGCGAGCAGCTCCGACCGCGAGTCGACGAGGTGGCAATTCTTGTAGGCGAGCTCCGGGCCGAAGCCGGCGGGCTTGGGGAGCGCGCTCCACGTCGCCTCGCCGGGATCGTAGACCCCTAGAGCACCCTCCTGTCCAAGGCAGTAGAGCATCCCCTTGTGCATCACCGGGCAGCAGCAGCAGGACATTCTGAACCCGCTCTGCTCCTCGACGCTcttccagccgccgccgccgccggcccagCTCTCGACCCTGACGGTGCCCATACCGGAGAAGACGGCGAACACGTCGAAGCAGCAGTCGTTGGGATTGGGAGGGTTGCCGGTGTTGTTGTTGCGGCCATTGTCGTGGCGGCGCGGCGCGCAGGTCATGAACCCCCGATCGTCGCCCTCCCGCTCGGGCGTCTCGTGCACGGACCCGTCCAGGAGGTTGGCCAACACGACGGTCCTGCCCGGCGTCTTG
Protein-coding sequences here:
- the LOC125506796 gene encoding uncharacterized protein LOC125506796; protein product: MAGLLLLKLLPPSILSGGATSTSTPRRRPAPIHHTTTRITSSSINATQSSSSSTTTPATTSASSPAAVKLTYLQFNGWLWELPGGFRVLVDPILVGNLDFGIPWLFDAAKKTLPNSHPQPDAGLLADLLLITQSLDDHCHLRTLTQLAAIRPGLPVVATPNARPILSALPFTHVTYLEPGQSTTAAAVTVLATAGPVLGPPWQRPENGYIVTAGKNTSVYYEPHCVYDAGFLRDRALRADVLITPVVKQLLPADFTLVSGQEDAVELARLLRPSYVVPMSNGEFDAKGLLAALVSTRGTIQAFRAMLADALPDAKVVEPTPGVPLHLRFDDNDNNNNSSTSSSSSS
- the LOC125506795 gene encoding F-box/kelch-repeat protein At1g57790-like, yielding MADTYRAGEGKQIGTGMLDRAKRAPPPAAAERSAKKPCCHRGPSVPEISSLLSSLSVAKRHSPAAVHDHDHAPLSKRPRYDHHHDLDARMRGLEISCETTQDMEEQEQGPDWAGFLPELLGLICGRLPLADVPRFGAVCRHWRSCAFPVYPADAAPVLLSATLTAAGAVRCYSPHLHRTFVLAAPPLPEGGRVFSAGAGGWVMLKTPGRTVVLANLLDGSVHETPEREGDDRGFMTCAPRRHDNGRNNNTGNPPNPNDCCFDVFAVFSGMGTVRVESWAGGGGGWKSVEEQSGFRMSCCCCPVMHKGMLYCLGQEGALGVYDPGEATWSALPKPAGFGPELAYKNCHLVDSRSELLAVLTGSNGAPPIYVLRLDEAKMAWKRVKSLDGQSLFTGTTSSVSVAKPAIESMADKVYLPRLYGRPQVIQAVLAASDGRLFFVGKAAELEQQGLVTASGGGVDGGPWCYDMESDSGGQFLGSKTLLQSFWAHLGGAAPPLPSPDEDDDDDDGMVID